A part of Pseudomonadota bacterium genomic DNA contains:
- the gatC gene encoding Asp-tRNA(Asn)/Glu-tRNA(Gln) amidotransferase subunit GatC yields MSLDKATVAGIASLAHLHVDADELTELAAELSQILEWVKQLEEIDTARVEPMTSVAAQGLRLRADKVTEPDRREEILANAPERVAGFFTVPKVVE; encoded by the coding sequence ATGTCGCTGGACAAGGCCACTGTGGCAGGCATCGCCTCGCTTGCCCACCTGCACGTGGATGCGGACGAACTGACAGAGCTTGCCGCCGAGCTTTCGCAGATTCTCGAATGGGTCAAGCAGCTTGAGGAAATTGATACCGCGCGCGTCGAGCCGATGACGTCGGTCGCCGCCCAAGGCTTGCGCTTGCGCGCCGACAAGGTCACGGAACCCGATCGCCGCGAAGAAATCCTCGCCAACGCGCCGGAGCGCGTGGCGGGCTTCTTTACCGTGCCAAAGGTCGTGGAATAG
- the ruvX gene encoding Holliday junction resolvase RuvX, translating to MAICNLMELRQRLNPGERLIGFDVGEKTIGLALSDPSLAIATPFETLRRTKFREDVEKLKHHVRANAVGGFVIGLPINMNGTEGPRCQSTRAFADNLLREIDLPLVFWDERLSTAAVTRTLIEADLSRNRRREVVDKLAAAYILQGLLDFFATSKERMNT from the coding sequence ATGGCGATCTGCAACCTTATGGAACTCCGGCAACGCCTGAATCCCGGCGAGCGTCTCATCGGTTTCGACGTCGGGGAAAAAACTATCGGGCTTGCGCTTTCCGATCCCTCCCTTGCCATCGCCACGCCGTTTGAAACGCTGCGGCGAACCAAGTTCCGCGAGGACGTCGAGAAGCTGAAGCACCACGTCCGGGCGAACGCCGTCGGCGGCTTCGTCATCGGCCTGCCGATCAACATGAACGGAACGGAAGGACCGCGCTGCCAATCCACCCGGGCGTTCGCCGACAACCTGCTTCGGGAGATTGATCTTCCACTCGTCTTCTGGGACGAACGCCTGTCAACCGCCGCCGTGACGCGCACGCTGATCGAAGCCGATCTTTCCCGCAATCGCCGCCGCGAAGTCGTCGACAAACTCGCCGCCGCATACATCCTGCAAGGATTGCTCGATTTCTTTGCCACATCAAAAGAGAGAATGAATACGTGA
- a CDS encoding CaiB/BaiF CoA-transferase family protein, producing the protein MTSPLQDLRVLDFTRVLAGPFCTQLLGDYGADVIKIERPGAGDDTRKWGPPYLKDTHGSDTAESAYYLSANRNKRSVALDLAQPEGQALAKRLMEKCDIVVENFKVGTLAKYGLSYDQVKKDFPGLIYCSITGFGQTGPYAHRAGYDYLAQAMGGLMSITGEPEGTPIKVGVGVCDIMAGMYAASAILAALHRRSQTGKGEYIDIGLLDSQIGWLVYEGQNYLCSRKVPQRQGNAHPNIVPYQTFQAADGHLVLAVGNDRQFQKFCGFAGCPELATDPRFATNPMRIANREELTRRLGDIILQKPVNYWTEALEKMGVPAGPVNNIREAFEDPQVRHRGMKIALPHVLREAPVDLIGNPVKLSEAPVSYRLAPPTLGQHTEEVLGELLGMAASEFVTLQKKGVL; encoded by the coding sequence GTGACCAGCCCGCTTCAAGACCTGCGCGTTCTCGACTTCACCCGCGTCCTCGCCGGACCTTTCTGCACGCAGCTTCTCGGTGATTACGGCGCCGACGTCATCAAGATCGAACGCCCCGGCGCCGGCGACGATACCCGGAAATGGGGTCCTCCCTACCTTAAGGACACGCACGGCAGCGATACGGCGGAAAGCGCCTATTACTTGAGCGCCAACCGGAACAAGCGCTCGGTCGCGCTTGATCTCGCGCAGCCGGAAGGCCAGGCGCTAGCCAAGCGGCTGATGGAGAAGTGCGACATCGTCGTCGAAAACTTCAAGGTCGGCACCCTTGCCAAATACGGCCTTTCCTACGACCAGGTGAAGAAGGACTTTCCCGGCCTGATCTACTGCTCGATCACCGGCTTCGGCCAAACCGGTCCCTACGCCCATCGGGCGGGCTACGACTACCTGGCCCAGGCGATGGGCGGCTTGATGAGCATCACCGGCGAGCCGGAAGGCACACCGATCAAGGTTGGCGTCGGCGTCTGCGACATCATGGCCGGCATGTACGCGGCAAGCGCGATCCTTGCCGCCCTTCACCGGCGGAGCCAAACGGGCAAAGGCGAATATATCGACATTGGGCTTCTGGATTCGCAAATCGGCTGGCTCGTTTACGAGGGCCAAAACTACCTGTGTTCCAGGAAGGTGCCGCAGCGACAGGGGAACGCGCACCCCAATATCGTTCCCTATCAAACCTTCCAGGCGGCGGACGGCCATCTCGTGCTGGCGGTCGGCAACGACCGCCAATTCCAGAAGTTCTGCGGCTTCGCCGGGTGTCCCGAGCTGGCAACCGACCCCCGTTTTGCAACCAACCCCATGCGGATCGCAAACCGCGAGGAGCTCACCCGGCGCCTTGGCGATATCATCTTACAAAAGCCGGTTAACTACTGGACGGAAGCTCTGGAAAAGATGGGCGTACCGGCAGGACCGGTGAACAACATCCGAGAAGCGTTCGAGGACCCGCAGGTCCGGCATCGAGGCATGAAGATTGCGCTGCCGCACGTCTTGCGGGAGGCGCCCGTCGATCTGATCGGGAACCCGGTCAAGCTGAGCGAGGCACCCGTCTCCTACCGCTTGGCCCCACCCACCCTTGGCCAGCACACGGAGGAGGTTCTGGGCGAGCTTCTGGGCATGGCCGCATCGGAATTCGTCACGTTGCAGAAAAAAGGTGTCCTCTAG
- a CDS encoding aspartate carbamoyltransferase catalytic subunit, translated as MKKTDATTSFPHRHLLGIEGLSAGEISFLLTLSESYVEQNRQANKKRSLLQGRTVINLFFESSTRTRTSFELACKRLGGDAINMTVSTSAIKKGETLIDTAMTLNAMHPDVLVVRHSHSGAVQLLSEKVTCSVINAGDGSHEHPTQALLDALTIRRRKKKLQGLRVAICGDVLHSRVARSNIYLLNTMGASVRVVAPETLLPPQIERLGVEVFHNMAKGLKDCDIVMMLRLQRERMNGNFIPSTKEYFRFFGLDAGKLANAKPDALIMHPGPMNRGVEIDSEVADDIGRSVIHEQVEMGVAVRMACLDALTRSAADGKTAP; from the coding sequence ATGAAGAAGACTGACGCCACCACCTCTTTTCCCCATCGCCACCTGCTGGGGATCGAAGGCCTTTCGGCGGGCGAGATTTCCTTCCTCCTAACCCTTTCCGAATCCTACGTCGAACAGAACCGCCAGGCGAACAAGAAGCGCTCGCTTCTGCAGGGCCGCACGGTCATCAACCTGTTCTTCGAAAGCTCGACACGCACGCGCACCTCCTTCGAGCTTGCCTGCAAGCGTCTCGGCGGCGATGCAATCAATATGACCGTTTCCACGAGCGCCATCAAAAAGGGGGAGACCCTGATTGACACGGCGATGACGTTGAACGCGATGCACCCGGATGTCCTTGTCGTGCGCCACTCCCACAGCGGCGCCGTGCAGCTGCTTTCCGAAAAAGTCACCTGCTCGGTCATCAACGCGGGCGACGGCAGCCACGAGCACCCGACGCAGGCGCTGCTGGATGCGTTGACTATCCGCCGGCGGAAGAAAAAACTGCAAGGCCTTCGCGTGGCGATTTGCGGCGACGTGCTGCACAGCCGCGTGGCGCGCTCGAACATCTACCTTTTGAATACGATGGGGGCCAGCGTGCGCGTCGTGGCACCGGAAACCCTGCTGCCGCCCCAGATCGAACGGCTGGGCGTCGAGGTTTTCCACAACATGGCAAAAGGACTTAAGGACTGCGACATCGTCATGATGCTGCGCCTTCAGCGCGAACGCATGAACGGAAACTTCATTCCCTCCACGAAGGAATACTTCCGCTTCTTCGGACTGGACGCCGGGAAGCTTGCCAACGCCAAACCGGACGCGCTGATCATGCACCCCGGCCCCATGAACCGAGGCGTCGAAATCGACAGCGAAGTGGCCGACGACATCGGCCGCAGCGTCATTCACGAACAGGTCGAGATGGGGGTTGCCGTCCGCATGGCGTGCCTGGACGCCCTCACCCGTTC